The proteins below come from a single Streptomyces sp. B3I8 genomic window:
- a CDS encoding SDR family oxidoreductase, whose product MSIVVTGATGHLGRHVVEQLLEKVPADQITAVVRDESRAADLAARGVRLAVADYNAPETFDGLFSAGDKVLLISGNEFAKGRVQQHTVVIEAARAAGVALLAYTSAPVTLKASLADDHRATEQVLLTSGVPYVLLRNGWYHENYTEQLAPVLEHGAVVHAAGEGRLSSAARADYAAAAVAVLTGEGHENKTYELGGDEAWGFAEFAAEVSRQTGREIGYTAVSAEEYTGILTGAGLPEPAAAMFAGVDVAIANGELEITTGDLSRLAGRPTTPLADAIAVALKG is encoded by the coding sequence ATGAGCATCGTCGTCACCGGAGCCACCGGACACCTCGGCCGGCACGTCGTGGAGCAGCTGCTGGAGAAGGTTCCGGCCGACCAGATCACCGCCGTCGTGCGCGACGAGTCACGGGCCGCCGACCTCGCCGCGCGCGGCGTGCGGCTCGCCGTCGCCGACTACAACGCGCCCGAGACCTTCGACGGCCTGTTCTCGGCCGGCGACAAGGTGCTGCTGATCTCCGGCAACGAGTTCGCCAAGGGCCGGGTCCAGCAGCACACGGTCGTCATCGAGGCCGCCCGCGCCGCCGGGGTCGCCCTGCTCGCCTACACCAGCGCCCCGGTGACCCTGAAGGCCTCGCTCGCCGACGACCACCGGGCCACCGAGCAGGTGCTGCTGACCTCCGGGGTGCCGTACGTGCTGCTGCGCAACGGCTGGTACCACGAGAACTACACCGAGCAGCTCGCCCCCGTGCTCGAGCACGGCGCGGTGGTCCACGCCGCGGGCGAGGGCCGGCTCTCCTCCGCCGCGCGCGCGGACTACGCGGCCGCCGCGGTGGCGGTGCTGACCGGCGAGGGCCACGAGAACAAGACCTACGAGCTGGGCGGCGACGAGGCGTGGGGCTTCGCCGAGTTCGCGGCCGAGGTGAGCCGGCAGACCGGCAGGGAGATCGGCTACACCGCCGTCTCCGCCGAGGAGTACACGGGCATCCTGACCGGCGCCGGGCTCCCCGAGCCGGCCGCCGCGATGTTCGCGGGGGTGGACGTCGCCATCGCCAACGGCGAGCTGGAGATCACGACCGGCGACCTGTCCCGCCTGGCCGGTCGCCCGACCACGCCGCTGGCCGACGCGATCGCGGTGGCGCTCAAGGGCTGA
- a CDS encoding DUF6668 family protein, producing the protein MQPAAGRGTGGPGGTGQPPGGPDIWLRGPVGDTVPPTYPAAPAYAASPARPGVPPATASPRRFSWVATHGGAGVTTLAAVFGGHDTGRAWPRPDHGEPPSVLLVGRTHATGLEAVANTLDIFRRGDAPPGLDLDAVVLVADAPGRLPRPLAQRVKAVEAAIDVYRVPWVTAWRTNDLSGRPPRECDHLARLTGPPGPPPARR; encoded by the coding sequence ATGCAGCCAGCCGCAGGGCGGGGAACCGGCGGTCCGGGAGGCACCGGGCAGCCCCCCGGCGGACCGGACATCTGGCTCCGCGGACCGGTGGGCGACACGGTGCCCCCGACGTATCCGGCGGCTCCGGCGTACGCGGCGTCACCGGCGCGTCCCGGTGTACCGCCCGCGACGGCGAGTCCCCGGCGTTTCAGTTGGGTGGCGACGCACGGCGGGGCCGGTGTCACCACGCTCGCCGCGGTCTTCGGCGGTCACGACACCGGTCGGGCCTGGCCCCGGCCCGACCACGGCGAACCCCCGTCGGTCCTCCTCGTCGGCCGTACGCACGCCACGGGGCTGGAGGCCGTGGCGAACACCCTCGACATCTTCCGCCGGGGCGACGCGCCGCCCGGCCTCGACCTCGACGCCGTCGTCCTCGTCGCGGACGCACCGGGCCGGCTGCCGCGCCCGCTCGCCCAGCGGGTCAAGGCCGTCGAGGCGGCGATCGACGTCTACCGCGTGCCGTGGGTGACAGCCTGGCGCACCAACGACCTCAGCGGCCGCCCCCCGCGCGAGTGCGACCACCTCGCCCGGCTGACGGGCCCACCCGGCCCGCCCCCCGCCCGCCGCTGA
- a CDS encoding ester cyclase: MGKGDRNTRRMRLFVEEVQNNARLELIDELVSPSFHNHSAEPGRGEDREGVRAAVAALHAAFSDLRVEVKQCVGEGDLVATHKVLRGRHTGEWAGIAPSGRPFALEVMDLVRYRDGLQVEHWSVADALGFLRQTGALPGGRDRDTSEG, from the coding sequence ATGGGCAAGGGCGACCGGAACACCCGGCGTATGCGTCTCTTCGTCGAAGAGGTGCAGAACAACGCGCGTCTCGAACTCATCGACGAACTCGTCAGTCCCTCCTTCCACAATCACAGCGCGGAACCGGGCCGAGGGGAGGACCGGGAAGGTGTCCGCGCGGCGGTCGCGGCACTGCACGCGGCCTTCTCGGATCTCCGTGTCGAGGTGAAACAGTGCGTCGGTGAGGGCGATCTGGTGGCGACGCACAAGGTGCTCCGCGGACGCCACACCGGCGAGTGGGCCGGCATCGCGCCGTCGGGCAGGCCGTTCGCACTCGAGGTGATGGACCTCGTCCGGTATCGCGACGGTCTGCAGGTCGAGCACTGGTCGGTCGCGGACGCGCTCGGGTTCCTGAGGCAGACCGGGGCTTTGCCCGGGGGCCGAGACCGGGACACCTCCGAAGGCTGA
- the rarD gene encoding EamA family transporter RarD — protein MWGLVPLFWPLLKPAGAVEILAHRMVWSLGLVGVALLVMRRWAWAGELLRSPRRLGLVTIAAAVITVNWGVYIWAVNSGHVVEASLGYFINPLVTIAMGVLLLKERLRTTQWAAVGIGALAVVVLTVGYGRPPWISLCLAFSFATYGLVKKKVNLGGIESLAAETAVLFPPALAYLLWRGTHGGSTFASHGVGHAVLLAAAGLVTALPLVCFGAAAIRVPLSTLGLLQYLTPVFQFLLGILYFHEEMPPERWAGFVLVWAALVLLTWDALRTARRSAVALRNRTARERAAAPAGAAATAREPGRAPRPEGAEGTSSR, from the coding sequence ATGTGGGGCCTCGTCCCCCTGTTCTGGCCGCTGCTGAAGCCGGCCGGCGCGGTGGAGATACTCGCCCACCGCATGGTCTGGTCGCTCGGCCTGGTCGGGGTGGCGCTGCTGGTGATGCGCCGCTGGGCGTGGGCGGGCGAGCTGCTGCGGTCGCCGCGACGGCTGGGGCTGGTCACGATCGCCGCCGCCGTGATCACCGTCAACTGGGGTGTCTACATCTGGGCGGTGAACTCCGGGCACGTCGTCGAGGCCTCGCTCGGCTACTTCATCAACCCGCTGGTCACCATCGCCATGGGTGTGCTGCTGCTGAAGGAACGGCTGCGGACCACGCAGTGGGCGGCCGTCGGGATCGGCGCCCTCGCGGTGGTCGTCCTCACCGTCGGCTACGGCCGGCCGCCGTGGATCTCCCTCTGCCTCGCCTTCTCGTTCGCCACGTACGGACTGGTGAAGAAGAAGGTCAACCTGGGCGGCATCGAATCGCTGGCCGCGGAGACCGCCGTGCTGTTCCCGCCGGCGCTCGCCTATCTGCTGTGGAGGGGCACGCACGGCGGTTCGACGTTCGCCTCGCACGGCGTCGGCCACGCCGTGCTGCTCGCCGCGGCCGGCCTGGTGACCGCGCTGCCGCTGGTGTGCTTCGGGGCCGCCGCGATCCGGGTGCCGCTGTCGACACTGGGGCTGCTGCAGTACCTGACGCCGGTCTTCCAGTTCCTGCTGGGCATCCTGTACTTCCACGAGGAGATGCCACCCGAGCGGTGGGCGGGATTCGTCCTGGTGTGGGCGGCCCTCGTCCTGCTGACCTGGGACGCGCTGCGCACGGCCCGCCGGAGTGCCGTGGCGCTGCGGAACCGTACGGCGCGTGAACGGGCCGCCGCCCCCGCCGGTGCGGCGGCTACGGCGCGGGAGCCGGGGCGGGCGCCCCGGCCCGAGGGGGCCGAGGGGACGTCGAGCCGCTGA
- a CDS encoding ABC transporter ATP-binding protein: protein MEEPSAEDTAQPSTTSRSTAEPSPAAGDGAGDEAGAEVGSEVGAVIATRALTKRYRGGQLAVDGLDLTVPAGSVFGFLGPNGSGKTTTIRMLMGLIEPTSGTAHVLGRPMPRAGRAVLPHVGALIEGPALYGFLSGRDNLLRYDDADPTADPRTRRARVGAALDRVGLTAAAGKKARAYSLGMKQRLGLAAALLRPRRLLVLDEPTNGLDPQGMREIRTLVRELACDGTTVFLSSHLLDEIEQVCTHVAVMAGGRLLTQGTVAELAAGARGRLVVTTPDAANAVDAARVLKEQGVDDVVLAEDRVTVTGEPPEGELADLNAALVTAGVRVRGFAVERASLEDTFVALTGEGFDVAG, encoded by the coding sequence ATGGAGGAACCGTCCGCGGAGGACACGGCGCAACCGTCCACGACGTCCCGGTCCACGGCGGAGCCGTCCCCGGCCGCAGGTGACGGGGCCGGGGACGAGGCCGGGGCCGAGGTCGGTTCCGAGGTCGGGGCGGTCATCGCCACCCGTGCGCTCACCAAGCGGTACCGCGGCGGACAGCTCGCCGTGGACGGTCTCGACCTGACCGTCCCGGCGGGCAGCGTCTTCGGCTTCCTCGGGCCCAACGGTTCCGGCAAGACCACCACGATCCGCATGCTGATGGGTCTCATCGAGCCGACCTCCGGCACGGCGCACGTGCTCGGCCGGCCCATGCCCCGCGCGGGCCGTGCCGTCCTCCCGCACGTCGGCGCGCTCATCGAGGGCCCGGCGCTGTACGGCTTCCTCTCCGGGCGCGACAACCTCCTGCGCTACGACGACGCCGACCCCACCGCCGACCCCCGCACCCGGCGGGCCCGGGTCGGGGCCGCCCTGGACCGGGTCGGGCTGACCGCGGCCGCCGGCAAGAAGGCGAGGGCGTACTCGCTCGGCATGAAGCAGCGGCTCGGCCTCGCCGCGGCCCTGCTCCGGCCGCGACGGCTGCTCGTCCTGGACGAGCCGACCAACGGCCTCGACCCGCAGGGCATGCGTGAGATCCGCACCCTGGTCAGGGAGTTGGCCTGCGACGGCACCACCGTCTTCCTCTCCTCCCACCTGCTGGACGAGATCGAGCAGGTCTGCACCCACGTGGCCGTGATGGCCGGGGGCCGGCTCCTGACCCAGGGCACGGTGGCCGAACTGGCGGCCGGCGCGCGGGGACGGCTGGTCGTGACCACCCCGGACGCGGCGAACGCGGTGGACGCGGCCCGGGTACTGAAGGAACAGGGCGTGGACGACGTCGTACTGGCCGAGGACCGGGTCACCGTCACCGGAGAACCCCCGGAGGGCGAACTCGCCGACCTCAACGCGGCCTTGGTGACGGCGGGGGTGCGCGTGCGGGGCTTCGCCGTGGAACGGGCCTCGCTGGAGGACACGTTCGTGGCTCTGACGGGGGAGGGCTTCGATGTCGCGGGCTGA
- a CDS encoding ABC transporter permease — protein sequence MSRAEASGTGTGTGTATGTAAAAPVPESAAAAVRRPRPLWSLGLFRSELGLTFRRWRTLALLGVLVAVPVLVGVAVKIETSDGSSAGGGEGGPAFLAQITNNGLFLVFTALAATLPFFLPMAVGVVAGDALAGEANAGTLRYLLVAPAGRTRLLLAKYATVLTFCLAATLAVAVSALAVGALLFPLGELTTISGTRIGFGDGLLRALLIAVVVAASLVGVATLGLFVSTLTNSGIAAMATTVGLLITVQILDQIPQLHAMRPYLFSHYWLSFADLMRDPVYWDDLLRDLGLQALYGAVFGSAAWARFTAKDITA from the coding sequence ATGTCGCGGGCTGAGGCGTCGGGCACGGGCACGGGCACGGGGACTGCGACGGGGACGGCGGCGGCCGCGCCGGTGCCGGAGTCGGCTGCCGCTGCCGTGCGCCGGCCGCGTCCGCTGTGGTCCCTCGGGCTGTTCCGCAGCGAGCTGGGCCTCACCTTCCGCCGCTGGCGCACGCTCGCGCTGCTGGGGGTGCTGGTCGCGGTGCCGGTGCTCGTCGGTGTCGCCGTGAAGATCGAGACGAGCGACGGCTCCTCCGCCGGCGGGGGCGAGGGCGGCCCGGCGTTCCTCGCGCAGATCACCAACAACGGCCTGTTCCTGGTGTTCACCGCGCTCGCCGCGACGCTCCCCTTCTTCCTGCCGATGGCCGTCGGCGTCGTCGCGGGCGACGCCCTCGCCGGCGAGGCGAACGCCGGCACCCTGCGTTACCTCCTGGTCGCGCCGGCCGGCCGCACCCGGCTGCTGCTCGCCAAGTACGCGACGGTACTGACGTTCTGCCTGGCCGCGACCCTGGCGGTGGCGGTCTCGGCACTCGCGGTCGGTGCCCTGCTGTTCCCCCTGGGCGAGCTGACGACCATCTCCGGCACCCGCATAGGCTTCGGCGACGGACTCCTGCGGGCATTGCTCATCGCGGTGGTCGTGGCCGCCTCCCTGGTCGGAGTGGCGACGCTCGGTCTGTTCGTCTCCACGCTCACCAACAGCGGCATCGCGGCGATGGCGACGACGGTCGGGCTCCTGATCACCGTGCAGATCCTCGACCAGATACCCCAACTGCACGCGATGCGGCCGTACCTCTTCTCCCACTACTGGCTGTCCTTCGCGGACCTGATGCGGGACCCCGTCTACTGGGACGACCTGCTCCGCGACCTCGGCCTCCAGGCCCTGTACGGCGCGGTGTTCGGCTCGGCCGCCTGGGCCCGCTTCACGGCGAAGGACATCACCGCCTGA
- a CDS encoding LysR family transcriptional regulator, with translation MDSRALAYFVAVAEERNFSRAADRLGISQPSLSRAMQRLERRLGVRLLDRTSRQVLLTRPGETLLEEGRKALAALTAAENATRRAGRAPRRLTVAMKPGGDGGLLPSVLARFADRPDADTVGADVEVEVLLCGIGGETALLRDGTADLALLRLPQDDLAGLDTEELLTEREVAVLPRTHRLAGASCLRMSDLVGEVFPRWSARSPGEGPLITDTGQIAELIALGRMIALLPESVARRLGHGLLTVPVENRRTTLLAVWPADRDDRELAAFLRTAADVAATHPAAAGAPLADMSHHIADAADVRTPLRR, from the coding sequence ATGGATTCGCGCGCGCTGGCCTACTTCGTGGCCGTGGCCGAGGAACGCAACTTCAGCCGTGCCGCCGACCGGCTCGGCATCTCCCAGCCGTCACTGTCCCGCGCGATGCAACGGCTCGAGCGCCGGCTCGGCGTTCGGCTGCTGGACCGCACCAGCCGCCAGGTCCTCCTGACCCGCCCCGGAGAAACCCTTCTCGAAGAGGGACGCAAGGCCCTGGCCGCCCTGACGGCGGCGGAGAACGCGACCCGACGTGCCGGACGGGCCCCCCGGCGCCTCACCGTCGCGATGAAGCCGGGCGGCGACGGCGGGCTGCTGCCCTCCGTACTCGCCCGTTTCGCCGACCGTCCCGACGCCGACACCGTCGGGGCCGACGTCGAGGTCGAAGTGCTCCTCTGCGGGATCGGCGGGGAGACAGCCCTGCTGCGCGACGGCACCGCGGACCTCGCACTGCTGCGCCTGCCCCAGGACGATCTCGCCGGTCTGGACACCGAGGAGTTGCTGACCGAGCGCGAGGTGGCGGTCCTGCCGCGCACACACCGTCTGGCCGGCGCCTCCTGCCTGCGCATGTCCGATCTCGTCGGCGAGGTCTTCCCTCGGTGGTCCGCGCGGTCGCCCGGCGAGGGGCCTCTCATCACGGACACCGGTCAGATCGCCGAGCTGATCGCCCTGGGCCGCATGATCGCCCTCCTGCCGGAGTCGGTCGCCCGGCGTCTCGGCCATGGCCTGCTCACCGTGCCCGTCGAGAACCGCCGCACCACCCTGCTCGCCGTCTGGCCCGCGGACCGCGACGACCGGGAACTCGCCGCCTTCCTCCGTACGGCCGCGGACGTCGCCGCGACCCACCCGGCCGCCGCCGGGGCGCCCCTGGCCGACATGTCCCACCACATCGCGGACGCTGCGGACGTGCGGACACCGCTCAGGCGGTGA
- a CDS encoding polyprenyl synthetase family protein: MTVVGPFGLSVRDQALEADVQVGLTAVEEGLLEATKSGVPFITEAAQHLVRAGGKRFRPLLVMLAAQFGDPYAPGIVPSAVVVELTHLATLYHDDVMDEAEVRRGVDSANTRWGNSVAVLTGDFLFSRASHMLADLGPEAVRIQAEAFERLVTGQILETAGPRDGRDPVDHYLDVLAGKTGSLVAVACRFGAMMSGADETVVDVLTQYGERLGVAFQLADDVLDIASDSRESGKTPGTDLREGIPTLPVLRLREQAERLGLPADVALCELLDSDLSDDARLDEALDQLREHPALEQARRDTVRYAEDARSALAPLPECAAKTALTEMCELVVHRAG; this comes from the coding sequence GTGACCGTCGTCGGGCCATTCGGGCTGAGCGTGCGGGACCAGGCTCTGGAAGCCGATGTCCAGGTGGGTCTGACGGCTGTCGAGGAGGGCCTGCTCGAAGCCACCAAGAGCGGGGTCCCCTTCATCACGGAGGCCGCACAGCATCTCGTCCGCGCGGGCGGGAAGCGGTTCCGGCCGCTGCTGGTGATGCTGGCGGCGCAGTTCGGCGACCCGTACGCGCCGGGGATCGTGCCCTCGGCGGTCGTCGTCGAGCTCACTCATCTCGCCACGCTCTACCACGACGACGTCATGGACGAGGCCGAGGTGCGGCGCGGGGTGGACAGCGCCAACACCCGCTGGGGCAACTCGGTCGCGGTCCTCACCGGCGACTTCCTCTTCTCCCGCGCCTCCCACATGCTGGCCGACCTCGGCCCCGAGGCGGTCCGGATCCAGGCGGAGGCGTTCGAACGGCTGGTCACCGGGCAGATCCTGGAGACCGCCGGGCCGCGCGACGGCCGGGACCCCGTCGACCACTACCTCGACGTGCTGGCCGGCAAGACCGGCTCCCTGGTCGCGGTGGCCTGTCGGTTCGGCGCGATGATGTCCGGCGCCGACGAGACGGTCGTGGACGTGCTCACGCAGTACGGAGAGCGGCTCGGCGTCGCCTTCCAGCTCGCCGACGACGTACTCGACATCGCCTCCGACTCCCGCGAGTCCGGCAAGACGCCGGGCACCGACCTGCGCGAGGGCATCCCCACCCTGCCGGTGCTGCGGCTGCGCGAGCAGGCCGAGCGGCTCGGGCTGCCGGCGGACGTGGCCCTGTGCGAGCTGCTCGACTCCGACCTGAGCGACGACGCCCGTCTCGACGAGGCCCTGGACCAGCTGCGGGAACACCCCGCCCTCGAGCAGGCGCGGCGGGACACGGTGCGGTACGCGGAGGACGCGCGGTCGGCGCTGGCCCCGCTGCCGGAGTGCGCGGCGAAGACGGCGCTGACGGAGATGTGCGAACTGGTGGTCCACCGGGCCGGGTGA
- a CDS encoding 2-oxoacid:ferredoxin oxidoreductase subunit beta → MKDFKSDQEVRWCPGCGDYAVLAAVQGFMPELGVARENIVFVSGIGCSSRFPYYMNTYGMHSIHGRAPAIATGLATSRRDLSVWVVTGDGDALSIGGNHLIHALRRNVNLKILLFNNRIYGLTKGQYSPTSEIGKITKSTPMGSLDVPFNPVSLALGAEASFVARTVDSDRKHLTEVLRQAAAHPGTALVEIYQNCNIFNDGAFEPLKDREQAQEAVIRLEHGQPIRFGADGGKGVVRDAATGDLQVVEVTPENEAQVLVHDAHSASPTTAFALSRLADPDTLHRTPIGVFRSVERPVYDTLMAGQLDTAIEQHGKGDLAALMAGGDTWTVVG, encoded by the coding sequence ATGAAGGACTTCAAGTCCGACCAGGAGGTCCGCTGGTGCCCGGGCTGCGGCGATTACGCGGTCCTCGCCGCCGTCCAGGGCTTCATGCCGGAACTGGGGGTGGCGAGGGAGAACATCGTCTTCGTCTCCGGCATCGGCTGCTCCTCCCGCTTCCCGTACTACATGAACACCTACGGGATGCACTCCATCCACGGCCGCGCCCCCGCCATCGCCACCGGCCTCGCCACCTCGCGGCGGGACCTGTCGGTGTGGGTGGTCACCGGTGACGGCGACGCACTGTCCATCGGCGGCAACCACCTCATCCACGCCCTGCGCCGCAACGTGAACCTCAAGATCCTGCTGTTCAACAACCGGATCTACGGGCTGACCAAGGGCCAGTACTCGCCGACCTCCGAGATCGGCAAGATCACCAAGTCGACGCCGATGGGCTCGCTCGACGTGCCCTTCAACCCGGTCTCGCTCGCGCTCGGCGCGGAGGCCTCGTTCGTCGCCCGCACCGTGGACTCCGACCGCAAGCACCTCACCGAGGTCCTGCGCCAGGCGGCCGCGCACCCGGGCACCGCGCTGGTGGAGATCTACCAGAACTGCAACATCTTCAACGACGGCGCGTTCGAACCGCTCAAGGACCGCGAACAGGCCCAGGAGGCCGTGATCCGCCTGGAGCACGGACAGCCGATCCGGTTCGGCGCCGACGGCGGCAAGGGCGTCGTGCGGGATGCGGCGACCGGGGACCTCCAGGTCGTCGAGGTGACGCCGGAGAACGAGGCACAGGTACTCGTGCACGACGCGCACTCCGCCTCCCCGACCACCGCGTTCGCGCTGTCACGGCTCGCCGACCCCGACACCCTGCACCGGACCCCGATCGGGGTGTTCCGCTCCGTGGAACGCCCGGTCTACGACACGCTGATGGCCGGACAGCTCGACACGGCGATCGAACAACACGGCAAGGGCGACCTCGCCGCGCTGATGGCCGGCGGCGACACCTGGACAGTGGTCGGCTGA
- a CDS encoding transglycosylase SLT domain-containing protein — protein MSRFALPGFRLPARALIAAGTGAAALALPLFGATQASAATPTAATTTTAATTTATTATYANNLDGWIQQSLSIMAQNGIPGSYDGIQRNIMRESSGNPLAVNNWDSNALAGTPSKGLLQIIDPTFLAYHVPGTSFDPFDPIANITASCNYAAARYGSIDNVYGAY, from the coding sequence ATGTCCCGCTTCGCCCTGCCCGGCTTCCGCCTGCCCGCCCGCGCCCTGATCGCCGCCGGCACCGGTGCCGCCGCCCTCGCGCTCCCGCTGTTCGGCGCCACCCAGGCCTCCGCGGCCACGCCCACCGCCGCCACGACGACGACCGCGGCGACGACGACCGCCACCACGGCCACCTACGCCAACAACCTCGACGGCTGGATCCAGCAGTCGCTGTCGATCATGGCGCAGAACGGCATCCCCGGCAGCTACGACGGCATCCAGCGCAACATCATGCGGGAGTCGTCAGGCAACCCGCTCGCCGTGAACAACTGGGACTCCAACGCCCTGGCGGGCACCCCGTCCAAGGGACTGCTCCAGATCATCGACCCGACGTTCCTCGCCTACCACGTGCCCGGCACCTCGTTCGACCCGTTCGACCCGATCGCCAACATCACGGCGTCCTGCAACTACGCGGCCGCGCGGTACGGCTCGATCGACAACGTGTACGGCGCGTACTGA
- a CDS encoding DUF2092 domain-containing protein, with protein sequence MAPYGTDDITPGATPGGNTGGSAGGARRKASRYVVPAAVVGVTAATIGLVPALADSGDPDLPKISAQKLVEKVAASHVDQLSGTFKITTDLGLPDLGGLESGLLSGASSQGGSTADPSARLTELASGTHTLRVAMDGPDRHKLSIVEKAAEYSVIHNGDEVWAYDSASNQAFHAQEPGGATHDGHGKKGGGHHGPGGDDTSLTPKDLAQQVLKAADGTTSVTVDGTVRVAGRDAYKLLVKPEKSGSTIGAVSIAVDARTGMPLKFTLTPASGGAAVVDAGFTKVSFDRPAASTFDFTPPKGTKVTEEDDAEKAAPHKGAGGMPGAGLPGLGAFGDLGGADGAGGARTIGEGWSAIAEFGGDESMPSGSSHGSGSADDSAASGLLGSFGDKVSGKFGSGTVYSTRLVNALMTEDGKVYVGAVTKDALVKAADAAK encoded by the coding sequence ATGGCACCGTACGGAACCGACGACATCACCCCCGGTGCGACCCCGGGCGGGAACACGGGTGGCAGCGCGGGCGGGGCGCGGCGCAAGGCCTCGCGGTACGTCGTCCCCGCCGCGGTGGTGGGGGTGACGGCGGCGACCATCGGGCTCGTCCCGGCGCTCGCCGACTCCGGTGACCCCGACCTGCCGAAGATCAGCGCGCAGAAGCTCGTCGAGAAGGTCGCCGCGTCGCACGTGGACCAGCTTTCCGGCACCTTCAAGATCACCACCGATCTGGGTCTGCCGGACCTGGGCGGCCTGGAGAGCGGCCTGCTCTCCGGTGCCTCGTCCCAGGGCGGCTCCACCGCCGACCCCTCCGCCAGGCTGACGGAGCTGGCGAGCGGCACGCACACCCTGCGTGTGGCGATGGACGGGCCGGACAGGCACAAGCTGTCCATCGTCGAGAAGGCGGCCGAGTACAGCGTCATCCACAACGGCGACGAGGTGTGGGCGTACGACAGCGCGTCCAACCAGGCCTTCCACGCCCAGGAACCGGGCGGCGCGACCCACGACGGCCACGGGAAGAAGGGCGGCGGGCACCACGGCCCCGGGGGCGACGACACGTCACTCACCCCCAAGGACCTCGCGCAGCAGGTCCTGAAGGCCGCCGACGGCACGACGTCCGTCACGGTCGACGGCACCGTCCGCGTCGCCGGTCGGGACGCCTACAAGCTGCTGGTCAAGCCGGAGAAGTCCGGTTCGACGATCGGTGCGGTCAGCATCGCGGTGGACGCGCGCACCGGGATGCCGCTGAAGTTCACGCTCACCCCCGCCTCGGGCGGCGCGGCCGTGGTGGACGCGGGCTTCACCAAGGTCAGCTTCGACCGGCCGGCCGCGTCGACGTTCGACTTCACCCCGCCCAAGGGCACCAAGGTCACCGAGGAGGACGACGCGGAGAAGGCGGCGCCGCACAAGGGTGCGGGCGGCATGCCGGGCGCGGGCCTGCCCGGCCTCGGCGCTTTCGGCGACCTCGGCGGCGCGGACGGCGCGGGTGGCGCCAGGACGATCGGCGAGGGCTGGTCTGCGATAGCCGAGTTCGGCGGTGACGAGAGCATGCCCTCCGGCTCCTCGCACGGCTCGGGTTCGGCCGACGACAGTGCTGCCTCCGGCCTCCTCGGCTCCTTCGGGGACAAGGTGAGCGGCAAGTTCGGCTCGGGCACGGTCTACTCGACCCGCCTGGTCAACGCGCTGATGACCGAGGACGGCAAGGTGTACGTGGGCGCGGTCACCAAGGACGCGCTGGTGAAGGCGGCCGACGCGGCCAAGTAG